A genomic window from Carassius carassius chromosome 29, fCarCar2.1, whole genome shotgun sequence includes:
- the LOC132109369 gene encoding microfibril-associated glycoprotein 4-like produces the protein MITKMIVLLCLSALFPILMGAEVVRSDLLRTKDCYDIYASGYSTSGVYNITTIDGPVQVYCEMKSDGQNNQGPWTVILRRMDGEVNFYRPWRSYKWGFGNKEEEHWLGLEFVHQLTRRYQYKLRIDLEDFDGNKAYAVYKSFSVGSESDGYKLQVSGFVDGGAGDSLNYHNERKFTTYDKDQDNAGNNCAKEYGGGFWYNKCYYTNPTGYYLWEKEGTVMNNGATWYYWKNNWNSLKSITMKIKRMK, from the exons ATGATCACTAAAATGATT GtgttgctgtgtttgtctgcGCTGTTTCCCATCTTGATGGGCGCTGAAGTGGTCAGATCTGATCTTCTTCGTACCAAAGACTGCTATGATATTTATGCGAGTGGATATAGCACCAGTGGTGTGTACAACATCACCACAATAGATGGACCGGTGCAGGTCTACTGTGAGATGAAGTCTGATGGACAAAATAACCAAGGACCCTGGACG GTGATTCTCAGGCGAATGGATGGTGAGGTGAATTTCTATAGGCCGTGGAGGAGCTATAAATGGGGTTTTGGTAATAAAGAAGAAGAACACTGGCTGG gtttagAGTTTGTTCATCAGCTTACCCGGAGGTATCAGTATAAACTCAGAATAGATTTGGAGGACTTTGATGGGAATAAGGCTTACGCTGTGTACAAGTCTTTCTCTGTGGGCTCTGAGTCTGATGGGTACAAACTGCAAGTGAGCGGCTTTGTAGATGGAGGAGCAG GTGACTCTTTAAATTATCACAATGAAAGGAAGTTCACTACCTATGACAAAGACCAAGATAATGCAGGAAACAATTGTGCTAAGGAATACGGAGGAGGGTTTTGGTACAACAAATGTTATTACACAAACCCCACTGGTTACTATTTGTGGGAGAAAGAGGGTACAGTAATGAATAATGGAGCCACCTGGTACTACTGGAAGAACAACTGGAATTCCCTGAAGTCCATCACCATGAAGATCAAACGTATGAAGTAG